One genomic window of Quercus robur chromosome 6, dhQueRobu3.1, whole genome shotgun sequence includes the following:
- the LOC126689127 gene encoding phloretin 4'-O-glucosyltransferase-like: protein MLKQQQSQFVIVTYPAQGHINPAFQFAERLIRLGVHVTFFTTVGAHRRGMIKSPPPDGLLFATFSDGYDNGVVPMDDGEKQWDQLKRNGSKALTDLIVSTANKQCIVYTMLLPWVADVARELHLPSALLWNQPAMVFDIYYYYYNGFADVIGNDNDDQLSCSIQLPGLPSLATRDLPSFLLASNPYALFRPKFQAQLEALEKESNPRVLVNTFDALEPEALKALKKLNLVSVGPLVPHAILDGRDSSNGSKNYIKWLNSKSKSSVIYISFGSLLVLKKQQMEEIACGLLDCGRPFLWVIRAKENGEEEKLSCREKLEQRGMIVPWCSQVEVLSHPSLGCFVTHCGWNSTLESLVSGVPMVAFPQWSDQGTNAKLIEDVWKIGVRVTVNKDGIVEGDEIKRCLELVVGDRERGEAIRKNAKKWKELAMEATNEVGSSSYINLKAFVDEIGEGNLVKSV from the coding sequence ATGTTGAAGCAGCAGCAGAGCCAATTTGTCATAGTCACATATCCTGCGCAAGGCCATATAAACCCTGCCTTCCAATTCGCAGAACGCCTCATTCGCTTAGGAGTGCATGTCACTTTCTTCACCACCGTTGGCGCCCACCGTCGAGGCATGATCAAAAGCCCTCCTCCTGATGGCTTGTTGTTCGCCACCTTCTCTGACGGCTATGATAACGGAGTTGTACCAATGGACGATGGTGAAAAACAATGGGATCAGCTTAAGCGCAATGGCTCCAAAGCTCTCACCGACCTCATTGTCTCCACCGCCAATAAACAGTGCATAGTCTACACAATGCTTCTACCTTGGGTTGCTGACGTGGCTCGTGAGCTTCATCTTCCTTCCGCCCTTCTTTGGAATCAGCCTGCAATGGTTTTCGACATATACTACTACTATTACAATGGTTTTGCTGATGTTATTGGGAACGACAACGATGACCAGCTCTCCTGTTCAATACAGTTACCAGGTTTGCCATCACTCGCTACTCGTGACCTTCCCTCCTTCTTGCTTGCTTCAAACCCATATGCTCTTTTTCGCCCTAAATTCCAAGCCCAACTTGAAGCACTTGAAAAGGAGAGCAATCCTAGAGTTCTAGTGAATACCTTTGATGCATTAGAGCCCGAGGCTTTAAAAGCGCTCAAAAAACTTAACTTGGTTTCAGTTGGACCGCTAGTTCCACATGCTATTTTGGATGGAAGAGATTCGTCTAATGGCTCCAAAAATTACATCAAATGGCTCAACTCGAAGTCCAAATCATCGGTCATTTACATTTCATTTGGAAGCTTATTGGTGTTAAAAAAGCAACAAATGGAGGAAATTGCATGCGGATTGTTGGATTGTGGGAGGCCCTTCTTGTGGGTCATAAGAGCTAAggaaaatggagaagaagagaagTTGAGTTGTAGAGAGAAATTAGAACAAAGGGGAATGATAGTGCCATGGTGTTCCCAAGTGGAGGTTTTGTCACATCCTTCACTAGGATGCTTTGTGACACATTGTGGGTGGAATTCAACTTTGGAGAGTTTGGTTTCAGGGGTGCCAATGGTAGCATTTCCACAGTGGTCTGATCAAGGGACGAATGCAAAGCTAATTGAAGATGTGTGGAAGATAGGAGTGAGGGTGACGGTGAATAaggatgggattgttgaaggtGATGAGATTAAGAGATGTTTGGAATTGGTTGtgggagatagagagagaggggaagCAATTAGAAAGAATGCCAAGAAATGGAAGGAGTTGGCTATGGAGGCTACCAACGAAGTTGGTTCTTCTTCCTATATCAATCTCAAAGCTTTTGTGGATGAGATTGGTGAAGGTAACCTCGTTAAAAGCGTGTAG